In Candidatus Hydrogenedentota bacterium, the genomic window CGTGTCGGCAAATTGTGCGCGGGCGACGATGTCATCGTTGCGTTGCACCACGAGGGCATCGCAGTTTACTTCGAGCGCGTCGAGCAATTGTTGCAGGGAAGTGCCCGCGTCAACCGTGCGGGCCTCTCCGTTGAGGGTGATGTTCATGATTTCGAGGGTACTCCGGTAGTTCGCGGGCCATCAACGCTCGCGGTTGATGGGTCTTTTGGGTCTTTTGGGTCTTTTGGGTCTTTTGGGTCTTTTGGGTCTTTTGGGTCTTTTGGGTCTTTTGGGT contains:
- the thiS gene encoding sulfur carrier protein ThiS, coding for MNITLNGEARTVDAGTSLQQLLDALEVNCDALVVQRNDDIVARAQFADTPLADGDTLELVRFVGGG